A single region of the Rhizobium grahamii genome encodes:
- a CDS encoding aldehyde dehydrogenase family protein produces the protein MLDKRKFYINGEWVTPLAAVDLEVINPATEKPVAIISMGTPADIDRAVAAAKKAFVSYSRTTVEERLALLEKLLEIYKRRYEEMAQTITLELGAPITMSREQQADVGVGHLQGFIDALKKLKMRDELPNGDVLLREPIGVCGLITPWNWPINQIALKVVPALATGSTCVLKPSEFTPLNAMLYAEMVHEAGFPAGAFNLVNGDGINVGAALSRHRDVDMMSFTGSTRAGVAVSKDAADTVKRVTLELGGKSPNLVFEDADLEDRITGSVFECFNNSGQSCDAPTRLLVQRSVYDKAVEIAERVGRGASVGNPTEEGGHIGPLVSDIQFGRVQALIDAGIAEGARVIVGGAGKPEGFETGYFVKPTIFADVNNEMRIAREEVFGPVLAIMPFDTEEEAIAIANDTSYGLAAYVQTGDPVRAERVATRLRAGMVHINGAPHRYGSPFGGYKQSGNGREGGMFGLEDFLEVKTLHRLDAA, from the coding sequence ATGCTCGACAAGCGCAAATTCTACATCAACGGCGAATGGGTAACGCCACTGGCAGCTGTTGACCTCGAGGTCATCAACCCCGCAACCGAAAAGCCGGTTGCCATCATCTCGATGGGAACACCTGCTGACATCGATCGTGCCGTCGCGGCTGCAAAGAAGGCCTTTGTGAGCTACAGCCGGACAACTGTCGAGGAACGTCTGGCGCTGCTCGAAAAGCTGCTTGAGATCTACAAGCGCCGTTACGAAGAAATGGCGCAGACAATCACCCTTGAGCTCGGCGCCCCGATAACGATGAGCCGCGAACAGCAGGCGGATGTCGGTGTCGGTCACCTGCAGGGGTTCATCGATGCCCTTAAGAAACTGAAGATGCGGGATGAGCTGCCGAATGGCGACGTTCTGCTGCGCGAACCGATCGGCGTTTGCGGACTGATTACCCCTTGGAACTGGCCGATCAACCAGATCGCGCTGAAAGTCGTTCCGGCCTTGGCGACGGGCTCGACCTGCGTGCTGAAGCCCTCGGAGTTCACGCCGCTCAACGCCATGCTTTATGCGGAAATGGTGCATGAAGCGGGCTTTCCCGCCGGCGCCTTCAACCTCGTCAATGGTGACGGCATCAATGTTGGAGCGGCGCTGTCTCGGCACAGGGACGTTGACATGATGTCGTTCACCGGATCGACCCGCGCCGGCGTTGCCGTCAGCAAGGATGCTGCGGACACGGTCAAGCGGGTCACGCTCGAACTCGGCGGGAAGTCTCCGAACCTCGTCTTCGAGGATGCAGATCTTGAAGACCGGATCACAGGCAGCGTTTTCGAATGCTTCAACAATTCAGGCCAGTCCTGTGATGCGCCGACCCGCCTCCTGGTGCAGAGGTCCGTTTACGACAAGGCTGTGGAGATCGCCGAGCGCGTCGGTCGCGGCGCCAGCGTCGGTAACCCAACGGAAGAAGGCGGGCATATCGGCCCGCTGGTCAGCGACATTCAGTTCGGTCGCGTGCAGGCATTGATCGATGCGGGGATCGCCGAAGGTGCGCGCGTCATCGTTGGCGGAGCCGGGAAGCCGGAAGGTTTCGAGACTGGTTACTTCGTCAAGCCGACCATCTTTGCCGACGTCAACAACGAGATGCGCATCGCCCGGGAGGAGGTGTTCGGACCCGTATTGGCAATCATGCCTTTTGACACCGAGGAAGAAGCGATCGCGATCGCCAACGACACCAGCTACGGATTGGCAGCCTACGTCCAGACCGGCGACCCTGTTCGCGCCGAGCGGGTGGCGACACGGCTGCGGGCCGGGATGGTTCACATCAACGGTGCGCCGCATCGCTACGGGAGCCCTTTCGGCGGCTACAAGCAGTCGGGCAACGGACGAGAAGGCGGTATGTTCGGCCTTGAGGATTTCCTTGAAGTGAAGACGCTTCATCGTCTCGACGCCGCCTGA